The Brassica oleracea var. oleracea cultivar TO1000 chromosome C6, BOL, whole genome shotgun sequence genome includes a region encoding these proteins:
- the LOC106297259 gene encoding uncharacterized protein LOC106297259, with translation MAGTSSSISHGLRSILAGRELLMKNLGWIVGDGQSINVWDDPWLSLSKQERPMGPPMEASATLSVSDLLLPGTSEWDVDRIRLVLPEYETKIRSITLSITRTPDKLVWLGTKDGIYTAKSEYYAVSVELENGNPQDADFDWKKNVWNLDCAPKVKHFAWKLLKRAIPVGERLQERHLDVDPKCKRCEHNESILHLLFHCQYAQEVWQLAPFTTEMEYRGIIDLMSSWPSICAQKCLPPSGVTSGALFPWILWSIWKSRNRFVFEGVFISPKETLSTAIKLAREWCSDSKADPTRPSARINKQMAQGETSVTAVRSDAAWMASSNLAGLGWTILSESGHEYKKRAEFIPSPLLAEGLAMREAIQSCRRSDLQDIRLESDSAQLIQCVNSRTVVTELHSIVSDILAFASDFRSVTFLWIPREKNMAADSLAKMALNALDNVLIVDAINAPN, from the coding sequence ATGGCGGGAACATCATCCTCCATCTCCCACGGCTTGAGGAGCATTCTTGCTGGACGGGAGCTTCTTATGAAAAACTTGGGCTGGATTGTGGGGGACGGCCAATCTATCAACGTCTGGGATGACCCATGGCTAAGTCTCAGCAAACAAGAGAGACCAATGGGACCACCAATGGAAGCCAGCGCCACACTTTCAGTCTCAGACTTGTTACTACCAGGGACGAGTGAGTGGGATGTTGACCGCATTCGCCTCGTTCTACCTGAGTATGAAACTAAGATTCGCAGCATCACTCTCAGCATAACGAGGACTCCCGACAAACTCGTCTGGCTAGGGACTAAAGATGGAATTTACACTGCAAAGTCAGAATATTATGCAGTGTCCGTTGAACTGGAAAATGGAAACCCGCAGGATGCAGACTTCGATTGGAAGAAGAACGTTTGGAACCTTGACTGCGCCCCAAAAGTTAAACATTTTGCATGGAAGCTTCTAAAGAGAGCAATACCCGTGGGAGAGCGCCTGCAAGAGAGACACCTAGACGTTGATCCAAAGTGTAAGAGGTGCGAGCACAATGAATCTATTCTTCATCTTCTCTTCCACTGTCAGTACGCACAGGAGGTGTGGCAGCTAGCACCCTTCACTACTGAAATGGAATACAGAGGAATAATAGATTTAATGTCAAGTTGGCCTTCAATATGTGCACAAAAATGCTTACCTCCTTCTGGTGTTACTTCTGGAGCGTTATTTCCTTGGATCCTGTGGTCAATTTGGAAATCTAGAAACCGGTTTGTGTTTGAAGGAGTCTTCATCTCCCCTAAGGAAACTCTCTCCACCGCTATTAAGCTCGCCCGCGAATGGTGCTCGGACAGTAAGGCTGATCCAACTCGCCCAAGCGCTCGGATCAACAAACAGATGGCGCAAGGAGAAACCAGCGTAACGGCGGTGCGCTCAGATGCTGCGTGGATGGCCTCTTCAAACTTAGCAGGGTTAGGCTGGACGATACTGTCTGAGAGTGGTCATGAGTACAAGAAGCGTGCAGAGTTCATACCTTCTCCGCTGCTAGCGGAAGGACTTGCGATGAGAGAAGCCATACAATCATGCCGCCGGAGTGATCTACAAGACATCAGACTGGAGTCGGATTCGGCGCAGCTTATCCAGTGTGTTAACTCGAGGACGGTGGTTACAGAGCTTCATAGCATTGTGTCGGATATTTTAGCTTTTGCATCTGATTTCCGTTCAGTCACATTTCTCTGGATTCCCCGAGAAAAGAACATGGCTGCTGATAGCTTAGCCAAGATGGCCTTAAATGCGTTAGACAATGTTTTGATTGTGGATGCTATTAATGCTCCCAACTAA
- the LOC106297258 gene encoding uncharacterized protein LOC106297258, which produces MHRRLSSSEKGKAIALEHIPAPRTGRVRVAEPDAPINTQKHSLTLIGRVTNPSVQKVWALIPFFTDHWKADIPPVGSDLGMGMFQFQFELESDLLTVLDKRPYHYARWMIILQRWEPTISPSFPSMIPFWVRIQGFPIHLWFDAIARSIGEDLGTFETSDITDQVFRMRVHVNGRLPLLKSSVIEYPSGDKIVATLLYEKLERHCLKCGRLDHEVRDCLEAKHEKKAMVAAQEDALRSKASVTNKDPPPRSINRPGGPTRHSPRREARFNPYSRRAPDHQTRRSYSRDPPRDMPLHSQHHSHYRQEQPRRSGTSVVNEEENYSRQPRDGHLLKRYKSPPRRDQRTASGDSQSASSTSPRPWKDERRESQ; this is translated from the coding sequence ATGCATCGTCGACTGTCCTCATCGGAGAAAGGGAAAGCCATAGCCCTTGAGCATATCCCTGCTCCTCGAACTGGAAGAGTCCGTGTCGCTGAACCCGACGCACCAATCAACACTCAAAAGCACTCCCTCACACTAATTGGTCGTGTGACCAACCCTTCGGTCCAGAAGGTCTGGGCTCTAATTCCATTCTTTACAGATCACTGGAAAGCGGATATTCCCCCTGTTGGATCGGATTTGGGCATGGGGATGTTCCAGTTCCAGTTTGAACTTGAATCCGACCTGCTTACAGTTCTTGATAAGCGGCCTTACCACTATGCACGTTGGATGATCATTCTACAACGATGGGAACCCACAATCTCTCCTAGCTTCCCATCTATGATTCCTTTTTGGGTCAGAATTCAAGGATTCCCGATACATCTTTGGTTTGATGCGATTGCTCGAAGCATAGGAGAGGATTTGGGTACTTTTGAGACCTCAGATATTACTGATCAGGTTTTTCGCATGAGAGTTCATGTTAATGGGAGACTACCTTTGCTTAAATCCTCAGTGATTGAATACCCTAGTGGCGACAAAATTGTGGCTACTCTCCTCTATGAAAAACTGGAGAGACATTGTTTAAAATGTGGAAGACTTGACCACGAAGTCAGGGATTGTCTGGAGGCAAAACATGAAAAGAAAGCTATGGTAGCAGCGCAGGAGGACGCTCTGAGAAGCAAGGCTTCTGTTACTAACAAGGATCCCCCACCTAGAAGCATCAATAGGCCTGGAGGGCCTACTCGACATTCACCAAGAAGAGAGGCCCGATTCAACCCCTACTCTAGGAGGGCTCCAGACCACCAAACTCGGCGCTCTTACTCTAGAGATCCTCCACGCGATATGCCTCTCCACTCCCAGCACCATTCCCATTATCGCCAGGAGCAGCCTAGACGCTCCGGAACTTCTGTAGTCAACGAAGAAGAGAATTACTCTCGCCAACCTCGAGATGGTCACCTTTTGAAGCGCTACAAGTCTCCTCCTCGTAGAGATCAGAGGACTGCTAGTGGGGATTCCCAGTCAGCTTCATCAACATCACCTCGTCCTTGGAAGGATGAGAGAAGAGAATCACAGTGA